In Henningerozyma blattae CBS 6284 chromosome 7, complete genome, a single genomic region encodes these proteins:
- the NUF2 gene encoding kinetochore-associated Ndc80 complex subunit NUF2 (similar to Saccharomyces cerevisiae NUF2 (YOL069W); ancestral locus Anc_3.149): MSRVTFPILDTATLANDLQICDFNIATVENLSKPTTEFIYILLSQIIATYSNISLESILKKLQKRSHSSSAPNSLLLPLQNDSSSIDHSKILILNQLCSSFFKEIGVSNFNLMNIYRPNTETTNILLSAVVNFAKFRQEKTNNTNTRLFLVNLDNQISDLQANIDTFILNVEKIQLYKNNQNELLEKANLNELEQASSNELDNNKNDDDNITKNNKANTNSNFDIDVDLNKLIKSFELNISTFVELNKLEEINLKQLREVQEKVTTEYSKYKTEKKIFLNDLTNLSNYLIDLTSQRDKMAKNLNINKADLVNNIEDLNSQLSLKSNDNEKLILKLNNFKTTIQTLQTFISELYDILGINFMELSNSHEKDLRLTETKSQLQKRSNKIEESFRIVIDKQLNILEEQVTEMRSDLRLLNEKNRLEKSKNNEITNNLNRKFKTEIHLEQQNLDNYITNEIENFKKKNIIDQIDKIKHDFEMESKMIEERYSDLISNATIYLNNISSRINDTQNN, translated from the coding sequence ATGTCAAGAGTAACGTTTCCTATTTTAGATACAGCAACGTTAGCAAATGACCTTCAGATCTGTGATTTTAATATAGCAACCGTTGAAAACCTTTCAAAACCAACGACTGAGtttatttacattttaCTTAGCCAAATTATTGCCACTTATAGCAATATTTCTTTAGAATCTATACTAAAGAAGTTACAAAAAAGATCACATTCATCTAGTGCACCTAATTCTCTGTTACTACCATTACAAAAtgattcatcatcaattgaTCATTCAAAAATACTGATTCTAAATCAGCTATgttcatctttttttaaagagaTAGGCGTTAGTAACttcaatttaatgaatatatataggcCCAATACTGAAActacaaatatattattaagtgCAGTTGTGAATTTTGCCAAATTTAGACAGGAAAAGAccaataatactaatacaCGATTATTCCTAGTAAATTTGGATAATCAAATATCTGATCTTCAAGCAAATATTGACACTTTCATATTGAATGTTGAAAAGATTCAattgtataaaaataatcaaaatgaattattggaaaaaGCGAACTTGAATGAATTGGAACAGGCAAGCTCAAACGAGCTAgataacaataaaaatgatgatgataatataactaaaaataacaaagctaatactaattcaaactttgatattgatgtggatttaaataaattgataaaatcatttgaaCTAAATATATCTACCTTTgtagaattaaataaattggaagaaattaatttaaaacaacTACGAGAAGTTCAAGAAAAAGTAACTACAGAATATAGCAAATATAAAacagaaaagaaaatattcttaaatGATTTGACTAATTTATCTAactatttaattgatttaactTCACAAAGGGATAAAATggcaaaaaatttaaatatcaataaagCAGATTtggtaaataatattgaagatttaaaCTCCCAGTTAAGTTTAAAATCAAACGATAATGAGAAgctaattttaaaattaaataattttaagaCAACTATTCAAACTTTACAGACGTTTATTTCCGAACTATACGATATTTTAGGCATAAATTTTATggaattatcaaattctcATGAAAAAGATTTGCGTCTCACTGAAACAAAATCTCAACTTCAGAAGagatcaaataaaattgaagaatctTTTAGAATAGTTATCGacaaacaattaaatatattagaagaaCAAGTAACTGAAATGAGAAGCGATTTAAGATTactaaatgaaaaaaatagacttgaaaaaagtaagaataatgaaataactaataatttaaatagaaaattcaaaacaGAAATACATTTAGAACAACAAAATTTAGATAACTATATTactaatgaaattgaaaattttaagaagaaaaatataattgaccaaatagataaaattaaacatGATTTTGAAATGGAATCCAAAATGATAGAAGAACGATATTCAGATTTGATTTCAAATGCCACTATTTAccttaataatatatcttcCAGAATTAATGATACACAAAATAATTAG
- the HEM13 gene encoding coproporphyrinogen oxidase (similar to Saccharomyces cerevisiae HEM13 (YDR044W); ancestral locus Anc_3.282) yields the protein MPAPTDKTNLPIRTKMEELIKRKQKEIVAGLETLDTVKFHADSWERGNDGGGGTSMVIQNGTTFEKGGVNVSVVYGKLTPEAILAMKNDHADLKLPTDEKTGLPVADGVKFFACGLSMVIHPHNPHAPTTHLNYRYFETWNPDGTPQTWWFGGGSDLTPAYLYEEDAELFHNNHKLALDKHDKELYPKWKAWADKYYYIPHRNETRGIGGTFFDDFNEKDPNEILKIVEDSFDAFLPSYLPIVARRKDMEFTPKQKEWQAIRRGRYVEFNLIIDRGTQFGLRTPGSRVESILMTLPVHASWMYEYHPEKGSEEEKLILATTTPKAWATK from the coding sequence ATGCCTGCCCCAACTGATAAGACCAATCTTCCCATCCGTACCAAGATGGAAGAATTAATCAAACGTAAGCAAAAGGAAATTGTTGCTGGTTTGGAAACTTTAGACACTGTGAAATTTCATGCAGACTCTTGGGAACGTGGTAATGatggtggtggtggtacCTCTATGGTTATTCAAAACGGTACTACTTTTGAAAAAGGTGGTGTCAACGTTTCTGTTGTTTATGGTAAGTTAACTCCAGAAGCTATTCTTGCTATGAAGAATGACCATGCTGATTTGAAATTGCCAACTGATGAAAAGACTGGTTTACCAGTAGCTGACGGTGTTAAATTTTTCGCTTGTGGTTTATCCATGGTTATTCACCCACACAATCCTCATGCTCCAACTACCCATTTGAATTACCGTTATTTCGAAACTTGGAACCCAGATGGTACTCCACAAACTTGGTGGTTCGGTGGCGGTTCTGATTTAACACCAGCTTACTTATATGAAGAAGATGCTGAATTATTCCACAACAATCATAAATTAGCCTTGGATAAAcatgataaagaattatacCCAAAATGGAAAGCTTGGGctgataaatattattacattCCTCACAGAAATGAAACTAGAGGTATTGGTGGTACTTTCTTTGATGATTTCAACGAAAAAGATCCAAACGAAATCTTGAAGATTGTTGAAGATTCCTTCGATGCCTTCTTACCATCTTATTTGCCAATCGTTGCTAGAAGAAAGGATATGGAATTCACTCCAAAGCAAAAGGAATGGCAAGCTATTAGACGTGGTAGATATGTTGAATTCAACTTAATCATCGATAGAGGTACTCAATTCGGTTTAAGAACCCCAGGTTCCAGAGTTGAATCTATCTTGATGACTTTACCTGTCCATGCTTCTTGGATGTATGAATACCACCCCGAAAAGGGatctgaagaagaaaagttGATCTTGGCTACTACTACCCCAAAAGCTTGGGCCACCAAATAG
- the ECM2 gene encoding Pre-mRNA-splicing factor ECM2 (similar to Saccharomyces cerevisiae ECM2 (YBR065C); ancestral locus Anc_3.280) codes for MVELPSICDKCLGSNKNIALTKATSSSSSCKICTLPFTVYFFKKFNRSNDIIKTLICLNCSNQRNVCQCCLLDFNWNLPIQLRDDIINLIQQNGNNTTATQIKTKEYKNDMMKSFLGLKKSIKLGGAVYSSDKESFELLYNKLLSFQTDTNSIINNDALATTRDTLVTASSSNISAIVKSLPLNDSLDGINDDPISFFFCYNVDPSIPEWKLQSHIATLLNISTELVSISINHRANYAIMKLKSLQDSKNFVNKLIDSNSFIISNYNTKSVIKRGYLQLNQFKIFLLPIFKNLNFNLNKLNPLSSNSADSIKLSIFLKKLVQKELRHKIQIATSKNVTNGKTNKKSFRK; via the coding sequence ATGGTTGAATTACCCAGCATTTGTGATAAATGCTTAGGTTCTAATAAGAATATTGCATTGACTAAGGCcacatcttcttcttccaGTTGCAAGATTTGTACTCTACCATTTactgtatattttttcaaaaaatttaataggtccaatgatataataaagACTTTAATTTGCTTAAATTGCTCCAATCAAAGGAATGTCTGTCAATGCTgtttattagattttaaTTGGAACTTACCAATCCAACTTAGagatgatattattaatttaattcagCAAAATGGTAACAACACAACTGCTACACAAATCAAAactaaagaatataaaaatgatatgaTGAAAAGTTTCTTGGGTTTGAAAAAATCTATAAAATTAGGTGGTGCAGTTTATTCTTCAGATAAAGAATCATTCGaactattatataataagtTACTATCTTTCCAAACTGATACAAATTCTATCATAAATAATGACGCACTTGCAACAACAAGAGATACACTAGTAACagcttcttcatcaaatatttcagcTATCGTTAAATCGTTACCGTTGAATGATTCATTGGATGGAATAAATGATGATCCTATctcattctttttttgttataatGTCGACCCATCTATTCCAGAATGGAAATTACAATCTCATATTGCCACActtctaaatatttcaactGAATTagtttcaatttcaattaacCATAGGGCCAATTATGCAATTATGAAACTCAAATCCTTACAAGATTCAAAGAATTTCGTTAacaaattaattgattcaaattcatttataatttcaaattataacACTAAATCCGTCATAAAACGTGGatatttacaattgaatcagttcaaaattttccttttacccatatttaaaaatttaaactttaatttaaataagcTAAATCCACTTTCTTCTAATTCCGCTGattctattaaattatcgatttttttgaaaaaattagttCAAAAGGAATTACGAcataaaattcaaattgcCACAAGTAAAAACGTCACAAATggaaaaacaaataaaaaatcgtttagaaaataa
- the TBLA0G03160 gene encoding uncharacterized protein (similar to Saccharomyces cerevisiae SIR2 (YDL042C) and HST1 (YOL068C); ancestral locus Anc_3.151), with amino-acid sequence MISPSISDVSTSKRNLDYAEGATNAEAIKTTERMHSSNDRSEIEPAGKKLKLSGEANNNNKNMNGSTSSTSINVENNESQDIGFSAKLNYKNNERDVLAPNEDVGLIEIGKNIETGKYIFPEITKEDSLNARMYLKYYGLTKFLDSYLPEDLNSLYIYFIIKLLGFEITDNEIMTAIYKHVESDSEHLKNTQTKKISLENIDDPLEKKHVVRLIKDLQKAINKILCTRIRLSSFSKIDDFVEKLKNANKILVLTGAGVSTSLGIPDFRSSEGFYSKIRYLGLDDPQDVFNYDIFVQNPSVFYNIAHMVLPPENMYSPLHSFIKMLQDKNKLLRNYTQNIDNLESYAGINPDKLVQCHGSFATASCITCHWQLPGEKIFQNIRNVELPLCPYCYQKRKEFYPTINLDTGENANQSDQINLETSQKRSNSSSSHLSATPQYQPQQALGNIPKSYGVLKPISHFLVNHYHQNSIRQLEKIFPNVIF; translated from the coding sequence ATGATATCTCCAAGTATATCAGATGTTTCAACAAGTAAAAGGAATTTAGACTATGCTGAAGGCGCAACTAACGCCGAAGCTATTAAAACAACAGAAAGGATGCACAGTTCTAATGACAGATCTGAAATAGAACCTGCcggtaaaaaattaaaattatcagGAGaagcaaataataataataaaaatatgaacGGCAGTACTAGTAGCACTTCAATTAAtgtagaaaataatgaatcacAAGACATTGGTTTTAGTGCCAAgctaaattataaaaataatgagaGGGATGTTTTAGCACCAAATGAAGATGTTGGATTAATCGAAATTGGAAAGAACATTGAAACAgggaaatatatttttcctGAAATTACGAAAGAGGATTCCTTAAATGCCCGAATGTATCTGAAGTACTATGGCTTAACGAAATTTTTGGATTCATATTTACCAGAAGATcttaattcattatatatatatttcattattaaattactAGGCTTTGAAATTACTGATAATGAGATAATGACGGCAATTTATAAGCATGTTGAGTCTGATAGTGaacatttgaaaaacacacaaactaaaaaaatatcacttGAGAATATTGATGACCCATTGGAGAAAAAGCATGTAGTACGTCTAATAAAAGACTTACAAAAggcaattaataaaattctatGCACAAGAATCAgattatcatcattttctaaaattgaCGATTTTGTTGAAAAGTTGAAGAATGCTAATAAGATTTTAGTTTTAACTGGTGCAGGTGTATCTACCTCTCTGGGAATTCCTGATTTTAGATCTTCAGAAGgtttttattcaaaaattcgATACTTAGGACTTGATGATCCTCAAGATGTTTTTAATTATGATATTTTCGTTCAAAACCCTTCTGTATTTTACAATATTGCCCACATGGTATTGCCACCAGAAAATATGTACTCACCATTACatagttttattaaaatgttgcaggataaaaataaacttttaaGAAATTACACTCAAAACATCGATAATTTAGAATCTTATGCAGGTATTAATCCTGATAAGTTGGTTCAGTGCCATGGTTCTTTTGCAACTGCTTCTTGTATTACATGCCACTGGCAACTACCAGGTGagaaaatattccaaaatataagaaatGTTGAATTACCTTTGTGTCCTTATTGTTATCAAAAGAGAAAAGAGTTTTATCCAACAATAAATTTAGACACTGGTGAGAATGCAAATCAATCAGATCAAATAAACTTAGAAACAAGTCAAAAGCGATCAAATTCTTCCTCTTCTCATTTATCTGCTACCCCACAGTACCAACCTCAACAAGCACTGGGGAATATTCCAAAATCATATGGTGTCCTAAAACCTATATCACATTTTTTGGTGAATCATTACCATCAAAATTCCATAAGACAATTAGAGAAGATATTTCCAAATGTGATCTTTTGA